CCTGCCGCTCGACCAGGACGTGCGCGGGCGCGTCCACGGGGAACGGCGCGGCGGTGTCGTTCCAGGCGGCGAGGTCCGGCGCGGCGGGCGCGCCCTCGGCGCGGGCGTCCCAGCCGGTGCCCGCCGCGAGGGCGGCCAGCAGGGCGGTGAACCGCTCGAACGCGGCCTCGACCGCGCCGGGCGGGAAGTCGTCGGGCACGGCGTCCCACCAGCAGGACAGGACGTCGCCCTCGGCCATCGGGATGCAGTCCAGCGACACGTCGGGCGTCGCGGTGCGCCACGGGCCGCCGCGCGTGCCGGGCGGGAGCGGCGCGTCGTCCATCTCCAGCAGCCCGGTCCACACGACGGGGAAGCCGGAGCCGGTGGTGTCCCGCTGCCGCAGCACCTTCCGGCGCAGCTCGCCCAGGCCGTCGGCGGCCGACGCCGCCAGGTCGGCGGCGAGCAGGTCGTGGTTGTCGGCGGCGCGCTGGGCCACGGTCCGCCCGGCCGGGCCGCGGGCGAGCCAGCTCAGCACGGTGTGCTCGCCGGGGCGCAGCGCCTCGGTGGCCCCGGTCCAGCGCACCACCGGCACCGCGAAGTCGCGGTCGACGCCCGGTTCCAGGGCGGTCAGCAGCGCGGCGACCAGCACGGCGTCCGGGTGCAGGCCGCGCGCGTCGATCTCGGCGCGCAGCGCGGCCCACCCGGTGAGCCGGGAGGACAGCCGGGTGCGGCGCCGTCGCGGCGCCGGGGTCGTCGGGGGGCCGGCGGGGAGGTCGGCCAGGCGGTCGCGCCAGTGCGCGGACGCGGCGGCGACGTCCTCCGGGGAGGGGGCGGGCGCGCCGTGGCGGGCGGGCTCGGGCAGGTACCGGGCGTCCGCGCCGGCCGTGCGGGCGACGAGTTCGCGCAGCACCAGGTGGATGCTGCGGCCGTCGAGGACGATCAGGTCCACGGCGGCGTGCAGGGTGGCGGACCCGTCGGGGCGGCGCACCACGCGCAGCTCCCACTGCGGCCGGCGGCCCAGCGGGAGCGCGGCGCCGACCATGTCGGCGGCGGTGCGCTCGGCGAACGCGTCGCCGTCCGCGCCGGCGGGCAGGTCGACCACGGCGATGTGCGCGCGGTCGGGCGCCTGCGGCAGCACGACCAGGTCGCCCTCGTGGGAGGCGCAGGAGCGCAGTGCGTCGTGCCGGGCGACGAGCCGGACCCACTCGCGGGCCAGCGCGTCGACGTCCAGGTGGTCGAACTCGAAGCTGTGGTGGACCTGGCAGCCGTCGTCGGCGGTGCGCTCGGCGGCGCGCGCCACCCAGTACGCCTGCTGGAGCTGGTTGAGCGGGCGGCGGACCTCCGCCTCGTCGGGGGTGGCGAGCACGTCCAGCGCCGTGGCGAAGCGGGCGGAGAGCACCTCGGGGTCGCCGGTGTCGAACCGGTCCGCGGCCACGTCCCAGCGCCACGCCAGGCCGCCGCGCCAGGGCCACACCTGGCAGTCGAGGGCGACGCCGGACGTGCGGCTGGAGCCGTGCACCACCGCGTCGGCGAAGCCGCCGTCCTCCCCCTCGCGCGCGGCGTCCAGCAGGCTGGTGAAGACCACGGGCAGGTCGGGGGCGGGACCGCGGCCCCGCAGCGCCCGCAGCGCGGTGACGCCGGAGGTGCCGATGTGGTCGAGGTCGCGCCACAGCAGGTCGTGCACCTCGCGGACCGCCTCGTCGAAGGGCAGGGCCGTCGTGGCCGGCGCCGCGAACACCACCGTCGAGGTGAACGCGCCGACCACGCGGTCGGCGGCGGCGGGCAGGCGGGTCCGGTCGCTGGTGGTGAGGACCACCGAGCAGGGCGCGGGAGGGCCGGGCCGGGTCAGCGACTCGGTGAACGCGGTCAGCAGCAGGGCCGTCGGCGAGACGCCGAGCCGGTCGGCGCGGGCGCGCAGGGCGGCCCACCGGTCCGCGTCGAGTTCGCCGCCGAACCGGGCGCGCCGCCCGGACGAGCCGGCGGCGGGCCGGACCTCCACGGGGGCGGGCGGCAGCGGGTCGAGCCGGGCGGTCCAGTGCGCCAGGTCGGCGGCGCGGGCGGCGGGGTCGCGCTCGGCCGCGAGGAGGAGGGCGCAGTCGCGCAGCGACAGGGGCGACGCGGGCGGCACGTGCGCCGGGTCGGTGTAGAGGCGGTGCCAGTCGGCGAGCAGCACGGCCAGCCCGCGGCCGTCGACCGCGAGGCCGTCCACGGCCAGGTGCACGACGGCGGTGTCGTCCGCGTCGAGGGAGATCTCCACCGTCGCGAGCGGTTCGCCGAAGCCCGGGACGCCGTCCTCCAGGCGCCGGCGCACCGCGCGCACGTGGGCGGCGAAGGCGTCCGGGGTGGAGTCGCGCCGGTCGTGCACCGGCACGGGCGGTGCGGCGTGGTCGGGCAGGACCCGCTGCGTGCCCGTCTCGGAGACGACCAGCCGCAGCGCGTCGTGGTGCGCCACGAGCCGGTGCCACGCGGCGACCAGCCGGTCGCAGTCGGCGTCGGGGACGGTGAACTCGCGGTGGACGCGGCAGCCGACCGGGTCGTCGGTCAGCTCCGGGTCGCGGCCGACGACGTACGCCTGCTGGAGGGGGCTGAGGGGGAACGGTTCCGCGGCCTGGCCGGCGGGGGCCTCCGGAGCGGACACCGCCGGAGCCGGAGCCGCCGGAGCGTCCTCCAACAGCCGGTCCACCAGGGCGCCGAGGTCCGCGTCGGCCAGCCACCGCACCGGCACGTCGGCGCCCAGCCTGCGGCGCAGTTCGAGCACCACGCGGGTGGCCGCGATGGAATCGAGCCCGCATTCCCGGAGGGTTCGCCCGGGAATCGGTCCGGCAGCGGGGAGCACTTCGGCGAGAATTGCCGAGACAACCGAAAAGACATTCTCGCGATGTGCCGCAAGCGCCGATTCCACGGTTACCTCCGGATATGTCGACCACCTGGAGGGTAACAACCGGAGCCGTGGATTCCTGCTCACAACTGAGCACGCCGGGGGTGCCGCGCGGGAAGCGCGGCACCCCCGGCGGTCAACACGCGCAGCCCTCCAGGAACGCGGTCATCCGCGACTCGTTGATGCACAGGAACGAGTCCGGCACGGATTCGACCAGACCGGCGTCCCGGAAGCGCTTGAGGAAGTACCCGACGCGCGACCGGGTGGTGCCGACCATGCCGGAGAGGTCCTCCTGGGTGATCCGGTCCCGGATCTCCACGACGTAGCCGCAATCGGCCCGGTTGCCGACCTTCTGCGCCAGGTGCAGCAGGATCGCGGCCAACCTGCGCTCGCTGTCCATGGTGAGCAGGTTGGTGATCATCTGCTGCTGCTCGACCACCCGCTCGCCGAGCTTCACGATGAAGTCCTGGAGCAGCGCGTCGTCCGACAGCGCCTGCCTGAGCCGGGACGCCGGGACCTGCCGCAGCACGGTCCGGGTCATCGCCATCGCCGACTCGGCCCGCGGCGGGCCGAACAGCGCCAGCTCCCCGAAGGTGTCCCCTTCGGGGTGGATGGACAGCAGACATCGCTTGCCGTCCCGGGAATAGGCCACGGTTTTCACCTGGCCGCTTTCGACCAGGTAGACGCCGGAATCCCGGCTACCGACGCTGTAAATACTCTCGTCCTTCTCCACGACTATGCGCGCCGCGCCTGCGCAGTTAGTGCGGATGTACGACGAGATACCGTTCGCGGATCGTTCGACGGTATTGCGGGATGAGCGCACGGAGCACCCCCAGTGTGCATTGTTCGGGCGGATCGAACACGGTTGGGATGTACTGCTGCGGAGGGACCGCGGCCTGTCGGCCGCCGAACCGGTCTCCTCCTCGATGACCTGCTCAGCCGACCTGCGACGCGGTCCCGGCTAAACGGGACCGGAGCAGTCCGGTCAGGTGCGCCGGGGCGCGGAACAGGGT
This region of Saccharothrix longispora genomic DNA includes:
- a CDS encoding Crp/Fnr family transcriptional regulator, translated to MRSSRNTVERSANGISSYIRTNCAGAARIVVEKDESIYSVGSRDSGVYLVESGQVKTVAYSRDGKRCLLSIHPEGDTFGELALFGPPRAESAMAMTRTVLRQVPASRLRQALSDDALLQDFIVKLGERVVEQQQMITNLLTMDSERRLAAILLHLAQKVGNRADCGYVVEIRDRITQEDLSGMVGTTRSRVGYFLKRFRDAGLVESVPDSFLCINESRMTAFLEGCAC